A stretch of the Polyangiaceae bacterium genome encodes the following:
- a CDS encoding beta-glucosidase yields MAEVLGFPPSFVFGAATAAYQIEGAWDEEGKGPSIWDVFTHTRGHISDRSTGDVASDHFHRVAEDARLIRELGLDAYRFSVSWPRVVPDGRGPSNSAGIAFYDRLVDALLEAGVTPYVTLFHWDLPAALQEQLGGFTNRECARHFADFAGRVALALGDRVSHFITLNEPQIFTMMGHAAGVHAPGLRRPWLYLKVLHNLMLAHGLAAQAVKSARPEAKVGITLNLIPVHPREDTPSDRLAAELGDALFNRVCLDPLFRGRYPDRLLHILGRFSPEVQAGDMETIGTQLDFLGINNYSRIRAYHAWWVPFLRMWFSGLDIAEKEYELDGVQYTAVGWEVYPESIYQVLTRDPADYGHLPLYVTENGAAFEDRVEDGAVHDRKRVAYLQAYLQKVQQAILAGADVRGYFVWSLLDDFEWSSGLSKRYGLIHIDYRTQHRIIKDSGIWYRDLIGAQAHRAHRTRPIQESGAPSTSSASSRSTR; encoded by the coding sequence ATGGCCGAAGTCCTTGGGTTTCCGCCTTCGTTCGTGTTCGGAGCAGCGACTGCCGCCTACCAGATCGAGGGGGCGTGGGACGAGGAGGGCAAAGGGCCCTCCATCTGGGACGTCTTCACGCACACCCGCGGGCACATCAGTGATCGCAGTACCGGTGACGTGGCGAGCGACCACTTCCACCGCGTGGCCGAAGACGCGCGTCTGATCCGCGAGCTGGGGCTGGACGCCTACCGCTTCTCGGTCTCGTGGCCCAGGGTGGTGCCCGACGGACGTGGACCATCCAACTCTGCTGGCATCGCTTTCTACGACCGATTGGTGGATGCGCTGCTGGAGGCCGGCGTGACACCGTACGTGACGCTCTTCCACTGGGACCTTCCCGCGGCATTGCAGGAGCAGCTGGGCGGGTTCACCAATCGGGAGTGCGCCCGCCATTTCGCCGACTTTGCCGGGCGCGTGGCCCTGGCGCTGGGCGATCGCGTGAGTCATTTCATCACGCTGAACGAGCCGCAGATCTTCACGATGATGGGTCACGCCGCAGGAGTGCACGCACCGGGCTTGCGACGACCCTGGCTCTACCTGAAGGTCCTCCACAACCTGATGCTGGCCCACGGTCTGGCGGCTCAGGCGGTGAAGAGCGCGCGCCCGGAGGCGAAGGTCGGGATCACCCTCAACTTGATCCCGGTTCATCCGCGCGAGGACACCCCGTCGGATCGACTGGCGGCGGAGCTCGGTGACGCTCTGTTCAACAGGGTGTGTCTGGACCCGCTGTTTCGCGGTCGATACCCCGATCGGCTGCTCCACATACTCGGCCGGTTCTCGCCCGAGGTGCAGGCGGGCGACATGGAAACCATCGGGACCCAGCTGGACTTCCTCGGCATCAACAACTACTCGCGCATCCGCGCCTACCACGCCTGGTGGGTGCCGTTTCTCAGGATGTGGTTCAGCGGCTTGGACATCGCAGAGAAGGAGTACGAGCTCGACGGCGTGCAATACACGGCCGTAGGCTGGGAGGTCTATCCCGAGTCCATCTACCAGGTCCTGACCCGAGATCCCGCCGACTACGGCCACTTGCCTCTGTACGTCACCGAGAACGGAGCGGCGTTCGAGGACCGAGTCGAGGACGGCGCGGTGCACGACCGTAAGCGGGTGGCCTACCTGCAAGCCTATTTGCAGAAGGTGCAGCAGGCCATTTTGGCGGGGGCCGACGTGCGTGGCTACTTCGTGTGGTCGCTGCTGGACGACTTCGAGTGGTCCTCAGGCCTGAGCAAACGCTACGGACTGATCCACATCGACTACCGGACCCAGCACCGAATCATCAAGGACAGCGGGATCTGGTACCGTGATCTGATCGGGGCACAGGCCCACCGAGCGCATCGCACGCGGCCCATCCAGGAGTCGGGCGCGCCGAGCACGAGCTCCGCATCCAGCCGGAGCACTCGTTAG
- a CDS encoding serine/threonine protein kinase, whose protein sequence is MPPPDEKPGDARPKAPTERPDMIGRVLSDRYRIDARIASGSFGSVYRGAHLHMHKQVAIKILHPEVENFPELVERFEREAVAGAHISHPNVAVASDLGKFDGESYFLVQEYVPGETLRELMNRGPLPAARAASIARQIAEGLAAAHRHGIIHRDLKPMNVMIVEGTDDLVKLIDFGFARVPVEELPQVPQGDSGPGWETSQAGVVFGSVSYMAPDAFLGMKNVDERSDLYALGVILYEMLAGKHPFDVNLPAAELFQLQRTSPPPPLRERNPDCDASPDLEWVMMRLLAKAPEERYQDAAAAASAIAGAMRGLPGFLERQDSYRPPARLPKRSVAAPPEGEAPNAPRPVSSWKRPRALGALGLAIALVAIVFGLYLTMREPRPASPSASVSVSASAAREVAAPIPAPPASVADAESDASARPPVEDVKAKFLSAGDQAPADAARAWLLMMEADPKALDDPEVQKRTAEVLERANPDDESVRKVFDHLTHRAGPVGLDVLYRVLDAQPGSSGGQLAGQILFRPPSAERASPALRVTLDIRRMNCTRKFERFDRAAQEGDERTARELEKLRPPSCTVRKGVCCFKDEEKLERALARLRDRSHAADGAAPMR, encoded by the coding sequence ATGCCGCCCCCTGACGAGAAGCCCGGCGACGCACGGCCGAAGGCACCCACCGAGCGGCCCGACATGATCGGTCGGGTGCTGTCGGACCGCTACCGCATCGACGCTCGCATCGCCAGCGGCTCCTTCGGCTCGGTCTACCGCGGCGCGCACCTGCACATGCACAAGCAGGTCGCGATCAAGATCTTGCATCCCGAGGTCGAGAATTTCCCCGAGCTGGTGGAGCGCTTCGAGCGTGAAGCGGTCGCCGGCGCTCACATTTCACATCCGAACGTCGCGGTGGCGAGCGACCTGGGGAAGTTCGATGGAGAATCGTACTTTCTCGTCCAGGAGTACGTACCTGGCGAAACGCTGCGCGAGCTGATGAATCGCGGACCGCTGCCGGCAGCGCGCGCCGCCTCCATTGCCCGGCAAATCGCCGAAGGTCTGGCCGCAGCGCACCGCCACGGGATCATCCATCGTGACCTCAAGCCGATGAACGTGATGATCGTCGAGGGCACCGACGATCTGGTGAAGCTGATCGACTTTGGTTTCGCGCGGGTGCCGGTAGAGGAGCTTCCGCAGGTGCCGCAGGGCGATTCGGGCCCGGGTTGGGAGACGTCTCAGGCCGGTGTGGTGTTCGGCAGCGTGTCGTACATGGCCCCCGATGCTTTTCTGGGGATGAAGAACGTCGACGAACGTTCGGATCTCTACGCGCTCGGCGTGATCCTGTACGAGATGCTGGCGGGGAAGCACCCCTTCGACGTGAACCTACCAGCAGCCGAGCTGTTTCAGCTCCAACGCACCAGCCCGCCGCCGCCGCTTCGCGAGAGGAACCCCGATTGCGATGCGTCACCCGACCTCGAGTGGGTGATGATGCGCCTGCTCGCCAAGGCGCCCGAGGAGCGCTACCAGGACGCGGCCGCTGCTGCCTCCGCCATCGCCGGCGCGATGCGAGGCCTGCCAGGCTTCCTCGAGCGCCAGGACTCCTACCGGCCTCCGGCGCGTCTGCCCAAGCGGAGCGTCGCCGCCCCGCCCGAGGGGGAGGCTCCAAACGCACCGAGGCCAGTCTCGAGCTGGAAGCGTCCCCGAGCCCTCGGCGCGCTTGGGCTCGCGATCGCCCTCGTGGCGATCGTGTTCGGCCTCTACCTCACGATGCGCGAACCTCGGCCCGCTTCGCCTTCGGCTTCGGTTTCGGTTTCGGCTTCCGCCGCCCGAGAGGTAGCCGCGCCGATCCCCGCACCCCCCGCATCGGTGGCCGACGCTGAAAGCGACGCCTCCGCGCGCCCACCGGTGGAGGACGTCAAAGCCAAGTTCCTCTCCGCTGGTGATCAAGCGCCCGCCGACGCCGCACGCGCCTGGCTGCTCATGATGGAGGCCGATCCGAAGGCGCTGGACGACCCGGAGGTTCAGAAGCGCACTGCCGAGGTGCTCGAACGGGCGAACCCCGACGATGAGTCGGTCAGGAAAGTCTTCGACCATCTCACCCATCGGGCAGGGCCTGTCGGGCTCGACGTCCTGTATCGCGTGCTCGATGCACAGCCAGGCTCGAGCGGGGGTCAGCTCGCCGGGCAGATCCTCTTCCGGCCGCCGAGCGCGGAGCGCGCCTCACCCGCTCTGCGCGTCACGCTCGACATCCGGCGCATGAACTGCACGCGGAAGTTCGAACGATTCGACCGCGCCGCCCAGGAGGGCGACGAGCGGACCGCGCGCGAGCTCGAGAAGCTTCGCCCGCCGAGCTGCACGGTCCGGAAAGGCGTCTGCTGCTTCAAGGACGAAGAGAAGCTCGAACGGGCGCTCGCGCGGCTCCGCGACAGGAGCCACGCCGCGGACGGGGCGGCGCCGATGCGCTGA
- a CDS encoding PIN domain-containing protein: MTRICLDTSAYSHFKRGTPSAVEVIDSAEWVGVPAVVLGELRTGFALGRKAQQNESELLAFLRNPVVEVLDVDDSASRVYADIVTALRKAGRPLPTNDIWIAAVAAREGAAVVTFEAHFRSIQRIGSMVLGAR; the protein is encoded by the coding sequence GTGACGAGGATCTGCCTCGACACCTCCGCCTACAGCCACTTCAAGCGCGGGACGCCCAGCGCGGTCGAAGTGATCGACTCCGCGGAGTGGGTGGGGGTCCCCGCGGTCGTCCTCGGCGAGCTGCGGACCGGCTTCGCGCTCGGCCGCAAGGCGCAACAGAACGAGAGTGAGCTCTTGGCGTTTCTCCGGAACCCGGTGGTCGAGGTCCTCGACGTCGACGACTCGGCGTCTCGCGTCTACGCGGACATCGTCACAGCGCTGCGCAAGGCCGGCAGGCCGCTACCCACGAACGACATTTGGATCGCGGCAGTCGCCGCGCGCGAAGGCGCGGCGGTGGTCACTTTTGAAGCGCATTTCCGCTCCATCCAACGCATCGGGAGCATGGTGCTGGGCGCTCGGTAG
- a CDS encoding antitoxin, which produces MKALTIREVDPALAKALEREKRRRGASLNQTVLQLLRQALGLTGVARRSNSLGKLAGTWSKEDLARFERDTAVFEKVDEELWR; this is translated from the coding sequence ATGAAAGCATTGACGATTCGCGAGGTGGATCCGGCGTTGGCCAAGGCTCTCGAGCGTGAGAAGCGGCGACGCGGCGCGTCTTTGAACCAGACCGTGCTGCAGCTCCTGCGGCAGGCCCTCGGGCTCACGGGAGTCGCACGCAGATCGAATTCGCTCGGTAAGCTCGCGGGGACCTGGTCGAAGGAGGACCTGGCGCGCTTCGAGCGCGACACCGCGGTGTTCGAGAAGGTCGACGAGGAGCTGTGGCGGTGA
- a CDS encoding serine/threonine protein kinase has product MSPPPTASRASLDSPPLAAAPFGSEPGRALLQRRVAMFARIQALISLAFLTTGIVIALAVLPARPVPRSLFGLPNLFHLAAVLCALAIWLVARRGRLERAHLTWLDLGATLFPMVGYAAMAISSRGLQRDRNDLLVTLIAVLVLMLRATLVPSRPKVTAAISAASCLPVLVVAYVVGLTADPKIPSYALPVMLGIWCGAATFTATLATHVIYGLRKQAARAEQLGQYVLDDKIGEGGMGAVYRARHALLRRPTAIKLLSASKAGEHALSRFEREVQQTSRLTHPNTVAIYDYGHTPDGVFYYAMELLDGLDLQELVDRCGPQPPERVVHVLAQVCGSLEEAHGAGLVHRDIKPANIILCERGGIADTAKVVDFGLVKDVNTQSEPELSSANAILGTPLYMAPEAMLSPDTVDARADVYALAAVGCFLLTGEPIFSGSSVLEVCTKHLHDQPPAPSSKAGSAVPPELDRVLLACLAKKPEERLQSARAFRDALVACEVPAWTQERAKSWWAEHVASRSVPSQRDASSDSPTVVQVDLDERDAAG; this is encoded by the coding sequence GTGTCCCCGCCTCCGACCGCGAGCCGCGCCAGCCTCGACTCGCCCCCGCTCGCCGCGGCGCCGTTCGGCAGCGAGCCCGGTCGAGCGTTGTTGCAGCGGCGGGTGGCGATGTTCGCGCGGATCCAGGCGCTCATCTCGCTGGCGTTTCTCACCACGGGCATCGTGATTGCGCTGGCCGTGCTTCCCGCCAGGCCGGTCCCTCGCTCGCTGTTCGGTCTCCCCAACCTCTTCCACCTCGCCGCGGTGCTCTGCGCGCTGGCCATCTGGCTGGTCGCGCGGCGCGGCCGCCTCGAACGCGCCCACCTCACGTGGCTCGACCTCGGCGCGACGCTCTTTCCGATGGTGGGTTACGCCGCGATGGCAATCTCGTCTCGAGGCCTGCAGCGCGATCGCAACGATCTGCTGGTGACGCTGATCGCCGTTCTCGTCTTGATGTTGCGCGCCACCCTCGTGCCGAGCCGGCCGAAGGTGACCGCGGCGATCAGCGCGGCGAGCTGCCTCCCCGTGCTGGTGGTCGCGTACGTGGTCGGTCTCACCGCGGATCCGAAGATCCCGAGCTACGCCCTCCCCGTCATGCTCGGCATCTGGTGTGGAGCGGCGACCTTCACGGCCACGCTCGCGACGCACGTCATCTACGGTCTGCGGAAGCAGGCCGCCAGGGCGGAGCAGCTCGGGCAGTACGTGCTCGACGACAAGATCGGCGAAGGCGGCATGGGAGCGGTCTACCGCGCCAGGCACGCGCTGCTTCGTCGGCCGACGGCCATCAAGCTGTTATCGGCGAGCAAGGCCGGCGAGCACGCGCTGTCGCGCTTCGAGCGCGAGGTCCAGCAGACCAGCCGGCTCACGCACCCCAACACGGTGGCGATCTACGACTACGGCCACACGCCGGACGGGGTCTTCTACTACGCGATGGAGTTGCTCGACGGGCTCGATCTCCAGGAGCTCGTGGATAGGTGTGGGCCGCAACCCCCGGAGCGCGTCGTCCACGTGCTCGCCCAGGTCTGTGGCTCCCTCGAGGAGGCTCATGGCGCAGGTCTCGTGCACCGGGACATCAAGCCGGCCAACATCATCCTGTGCGAACGCGGCGGCATCGCCGACACGGCCAAGGTGGTCGACTTCGGGCTGGTGAAGGACGTCAATACCCAGAGCGAGCCGGAGCTGAGCTCGGCGAACGCGATCCTGGGCACGCCGCTCTACATGGCGCCCGAGGCGATGCTCTCGCCGGACACCGTGGATGCTCGAGCGGACGTGTATGCGTTGGCGGCGGTCGGTTGCTTCTTGCTCACCGGCGAACCGATCTTCAGCGGCAGCTCGGTGCTCGAGGTGTGCACCAAGCACCTCCACGACCAGCCGCCGGCACCCTCCAGCAAGGCCGGCAGCGCCGTGCCGCCGGAGCTCGATCGCGTTCTCCTCGCGTGCTTGGCGAAGAAACCCGAAGAGCGGCTGCAGTCAGCCCGCGCCTTCCGGGACGCTTTGGTCGCGTGTGAGGTCCCGGCTTGGACCCAAGAGCGCGCCAAGTCCTGGTGGGCCGAGCATGTCGCGAGCCGTTCGGTCCCTTCCCAGCGCGACGCATCCTCCGACTCGCCGACCGTGGTGCAGGTCGACCTCGACGAGCGCGACGCGGCCGGGTGA
- a CDS encoding GMC family oxidoreductase, whose protein sequence is MGESGKASKGERVSRRSLVTGGAALLGLGALWRAGQWARRREAPVVVVGAGASAVAAAKALLDARVPVMMLSTGPVFPREPTDDPLIEPPGEALELPASKPFVWSRFRHVGGRTTAWGGGSLRFSAQDFVDGRELGPEHVWPVGYDELAPHYAAMERLLEVTGSAAGLVECPDGQFVRSAGTPALLQRFGEAFARAGAPITELRASRSTALGGRPFAADVFIRRALTASPLFSLRARSMALRVETDAGTNRVSGVTYLNERTGAEVTQPARAVVLAAGTLDSTRVLLASSSQRYPNGLGNASGTLGCYLMDHPMVELSLAFEEPPAELTGHPAGEGVGLVPRFNRRAFENPPGLRGGFQYVALRGEEPTLELWGLAEATPRRDNRLSLTGAKSPQGVSLLRADYQRSESDQALARRMVEVALELVTATVGKCRLARVTHKLPGEAIHEVGTCRMGADPRSSMLDGFCRSHEVRGLLVVDGSVFPTHPEKNPTLTLMALAHRAGAQLAVDLRA, encoded by the coding sequence ATGGGCGAGAGCGGCAAGGCGAGCAAAGGCGAGCGCGTCTCGCGTCGCTCGCTGGTGACCGGAGGCGCCGCTCTCCTCGGCCTGGGGGCGCTCTGGCGTGCGGGGCAGTGGGCGCGCCGGCGCGAAGCACCCGTGGTGGTCGTCGGGGCCGGCGCCAGCGCGGTCGCCGCGGCCAAGGCGCTCCTCGACGCCCGCGTCCCGGTGATGATGCTGTCCACCGGCCCGGTGTTCCCGCGGGAGCCAACGGACGACCCGCTGATCGAGCCGCCCGGCGAAGCGCTCGAGCTGCCCGCAAGCAAGCCGTTCGTCTGGAGCCGGTTCCGCCACGTCGGCGGGCGCACCACCGCCTGGGGCGGCGGCTCGTTGCGCTTCAGCGCACAGGACTTTGTGGACGGGCGAGAGCTCGGCCCGGAGCACGTTTGGCCCGTCGGTTACGACGAGCTCGCCCCGCACTACGCCGCCATGGAGCGGCTGCTGGAGGTCACCGGTAGCGCCGCTGGCCTGGTGGAGTGCCCGGACGGGCAGTTCGTGCGCAGCGCGGGGACGCCAGCGCTCTTGCAGCGTTTCGGTGAAGCCTTCGCCCGAGCCGGCGCTCCCATCACCGAGCTCCGGGCCAGCCGCTCCACGGCCCTCGGCGGCCGCCCTTTCGCCGCCGACGTGTTCATTCGACGAGCGCTGACGGCGAGCCCGCTCTTCTCGCTGCGCGCGCGCTCGATGGCGCTGCGCGTGGAGACCGACGCCGGGACCAACCGCGTGAGCGGAGTCACCTACCTGAACGAGCGCACCGGCGCAGAGGTCACGCAGCCGGCGCGGGCGGTCGTGCTGGCCGCCGGGACCCTGGACTCGACGCGGGTGCTGCTCGCGTCGTCGAGCCAGCGCTACCCGAACGGGCTCGGCAACGCCTCGGGCACGCTGGGCTGCTACCTGATGGACCACCCGATGGTGGAGCTCTCGCTCGCCTTCGAGGAGCCGCCGGCCGAGCTCACGGGGCACCCGGCAGGCGAGGGCGTGGGGCTCGTCCCGCGCTTCAATCGCCGCGCGTTCGAAAACCCGCCGGGCCTACGCGGCGGCTTTCAATACGTGGCGCTGCGCGGCGAAGAGCCCACGCTCGAGCTCTGGGGGCTCGCCGAAGCCACGCCGCGACGGGACAATCGCCTCAGTCTGACGGGTGCGAAGAGCCCGCAAGGGGTTTCGCTCTTGCGCGCCGACTACCAGCGATCCGAGAGCGACCAGGCGCTCGCCCGCCGCATGGTGGAGGTCGCGCTCGAGCTCGTGACGGCGACCGTCGGGAAGTGCCGCCTGGCGCGGGTGACGCACAAGCTCCCGGGCGAGGCCATCCACGAGGTCGGCACCTGCCGCATGGGGGCCGACCCGCGGAGCAGCATGCTGGACGGTTTCTGCCGGAGCCACGAGGTCCGCGGGCTCCTGGTGGTAGACGGCTCGGTGTTTCCGACGCACCCCGAGAAGAACCCGACGCTGACGCTGATGGCCCTCGCCCACCGCGCCGGTGCGCAGCTCGCCGTCGATCTGCGCGCGTGA
- a CDS encoding mechanosensitive ion channel family protein: protein MTASLIETLTTRGLDIGLKILGAFIGYMIGRWLISFAVSLMKRALTARNVDATLQRYLGNIVSVLLHIALVVAILGYFGIETTSFAALFAAAGVAIGMAWSGLLGNFAAGVFLVILRPIKVGDFVSVGGMLGTVKEIGLFVTVIDTPDNVETYIGNTKVLGDTIQNFSSNPYRRVDLKAQLDHTADVADTITRLKDKLAAIPNVVAKPAPDVEILEYSLAGPVLAVRPYTHTDNYWQVYFEGNRVIREVGGEASLQPPKQHFGIKNVA, encoded by the coding sequence ATGACCGCTTCCCTGATCGAAACCCTGACCACCCGCGGCCTCGACATCGGGCTCAAGATCCTGGGCGCCTTCATCGGCTACATGATCGGCCGCTGGCTGATCAGCTTCGCCGTCTCGTTGATGAAGCGCGCCCTGACCGCGCGGAACGTCGACGCCACGCTGCAGCGCTACCTCGGCAACATCGTCTCGGTGCTCCTGCACATCGCCCTGGTGGTGGCGATCCTGGGCTACTTCGGCATCGAGACCACCTCGTTCGCCGCGCTGTTCGCGGCAGCCGGTGTCGCCATCGGCATGGCCTGGAGCGGGCTGCTCGGCAATTTCGCGGCCGGTGTGTTCCTGGTCATCCTGCGCCCGATCAAGGTCGGCGACTTCGTGTCGGTCGGCGGGATGCTGGGCACCGTCAAGGAGATCGGCCTCTTCGTCACCGTCATCGACACCCCCGACAACGTCGAGACCTACATCGGAAACACCAAGGTCCTGGGTGACACGATCCAGAACTTCTCCTCGAACCCCTACCGGCGCGTGGACTTGAAGGCACAGCTCGACCACACGGCCGACGTGGCCGACACCATCACCCGCCTCAAGGACAAGCTCGCGGCGATCCCCAACGTCGTCGCCAAACCCGCCCCGGACGTCGAGATCCTGGAGTACTCCCTCGCCGGGCCCGTGCTCGCCGTCCGGCCGTACACGCACACGGACAACTACTGGCAGGTGTACTTCGAGGGCAATCGCGTGATCCGCGAGGTGGGCGGAGAGGCCTCCCTCCAGCCGCCGAAGCAGCACTTCGGGATCAAGAACGTCGCCTGA
- the pgsB gene encoding poly-gamma-glutamate synthase PgsB: MAFATAALSLGIVTGVLVGAGAVERVVHRRNLRKIPLRVHVNGTRGKSSVTRLIAGALRAHGTVTCAKTTGTLARFILPDGRELPIFRPSGANVIEQRRIVAVAAAHEAQALVIECMALQPELQGLSELELVRATHGVITNARPDHLDVMGPEDADVARALASMIPVKGKLYTAERKQLAILEEACKDRDTELVAVGPEQAEAITAAELAAFSYTEHRENIALALKVSEDLGIEREVALGGMQSCRPDPGALREYALDFFGRRLVFVNGFAANDPVSTEQLWNLSIGKYPGLATKVALVNCREDRPDRSLQLGQELPRWTPADFVVAMGTGTYLFARAAVKAGLDPSKLEIAEEASEDEIFERVVGLVDDSALVFGMGNIGGQGLPLTRYFANRAHPKGTNTRKRSA; the protein is encoded by the coding sequence TTGGCGTTCGCGACCGCAGCTCTCTCCCTCGGTATCGTGACCGGCGTGCTCGTCGGCGCGGGGGCCGTGGAGCGGGTGGTGCACCGGCGCAACCTGAGGAAGATCCCCCTGCGCGTCCACGTCAACGGAACGCGGGGAAAATCCAGCGTGACGCGCCTGATCGCCGGCGCCCTGCGCGCCCACGGCACCGTGACCTGCGCCAAGACCACGGGAACCCTGGCGCGCTTCATCCTACCGGACGGCCGCGAGCTGCCCATCTTCCGCCCCTCGGGCGCGAACGTGATCGAGCAGCGCCGCATCGTGGCGGTGGCCGCGGCCCACGAGGCTCAGGCGCTCGTCATCGAGTGCATGGCGCTGCAACCGGAGCTTCAGGGGCTCTCGGAGCTCGAGCTGGTGCGTGCGACCCACGGCGTCATCACCAACGCCCGCCCAGACCACCTGGACGTGATGGGACCGGAGGACGCGGACGTGGCGCGGGCGCTGGCGTCGATGATCCCGGTGAAGGGCAAGCTCTACACCGCCGAGCGGAAGCAGCTGGCGATCCTGGAGGAAGCCTGCAAGGACAGAGACACCGAGCTCGTCGCGGTCGGCCCGGAGCAGGCGGAAGCCATCACCGCCGCCGAGCTCGCCGCATTCAGCTACACCGAGCACCGCGAGAACATCGCGCTGGCGCTAAAGGTCTCGGAAGACCTCGGCATCGAGCGCGAGGTGGCGCTCGGGGGGATGCAGTCGTGTCGCCCTGATCCGGGCGCGCTCAGGGAGTACGCCCTCGACTTCTTCGGCCGTCGCCTGGTGTTCGTGAACGGCTTCGCCGCCAACGATCCGGTCTCGACGGAGCAGCTCTGGAACCTGTCCATCGGGAAATACCCGGGGCTTGCCACCAAGGTCGCCCTGGTCAATTGCCGGGAGGATCGTCCCGATCGCTCGCTCCAGCTCGGTCAGGAGCTGCCGCGCTGGACGCCGGCGGACTTCGTGGTCGCCATGGGTACGGGCACGTACCTCTTCGCTCGCGCCGCCGTGAAGGCCGGGCTCGACCCCTCCAAGCTCGAGATCGCCGAAGAGGCCAGCGAGGACGAGATCTTCGAGCGCGTGGTGGGCCTGGTGGACGACTCCGCGCTGGTGTTCGGCATGGGGAACATCGGCGGGCAGGGTCTGCCCCTCACGCGGTATTTCGCCAACCGCGCCCATCCCAAGGGCACGAACACCCGGAAACGATCCGCATGA
- the pgsC gene encoding poly-gamma-glutamate biosynthesis protein PgsC, whose translation MEYLPLSVGIGLAVSLLFTEMFGIAAGGLIVPGYVALNLTKPVDVALTIGAGFATWAIVHTLSSFTIIYGRRRTVLMILIGYLVGMLLRWSTGVYAHNSVDMTVIGFIIPGLIALWLDRQGVIETVAALITASVVVRLILVLAVGAELRG comes from the coding sequence ATGGAGTACCTGCCCCTGTCGGTCGGCATCGGCCTGGCCGTCAGCCTGTTGTTCACTGAGATGTTCGGCATCGCCGCGGGCGGACTGATCGTGCCCGGCTACGTGGCCTTGAACCTGACGAAACCGGTCGACGTCGCGCTGACCATCGGGGCCGGCTTCGCCACCTGGGCCATCGTCCACACCCTGTCGTCCTTCACCATCATCTACGGGCGGCGCCGCACCGTGTTGATGATCCTGATCGGGTACCTGGTCGGCATGCTGCTACGCTGGTCCACCGGGGTCTACGCCCACAACAGCGTGGACATGACCGTGATCGGCTTCATCATCCCGGGGCTGATCGCGCTCTGGCTCGATCGCCAAGGCGTGATCGAGACGGTGGCCGCGCTGATCACCGCGTCGGTGGTCGTGCGCCTGATCCTGGTCCTGGCGGTTGGGGCGGAGCTCCGCGGATGA
- the pgsW gene encoding poly-gamma-glutamate system protein yields the protein MKKVYWRPQGVPRRAMLLIAMVAVSALVAVEKFPVARRQRNYPEKLVAARLALEAFNAIKSEKIARGVGIDPEADPNQTGLIGRSVTPVTSNTGYISAKRLSVNPNFAALVVHWLARAGVEKGDVVAVGASGSFPALCVATFAAVQALELTPIVISSASASEWGANDPSFMWLDMEKALFEKRIFAFRSIAASRGGIEDYGFGMSQEGRNLIDEAIKRVGVEKIDAKNLADGIDQRMQMFDAKAGGKQIKAYVNVGGGTASVGTHVGKKQFKPGLNMEPPGGAGLADSVMLRFAERGVPVVHLTNLEELAKQNGFPVEPRGMPRVGEGKVFVREEYNRWIAGVGLFAVLIAMLAFIRLDVGARILQGVWRRKDRARQPQQMV from the coding sequence ATGAAGAAGGTCTACTGGCGCCCGCAGGGCGTCCCGCGCCGGGCCATGCTGCTCATCGCCATGGTCGCGGTCTCGGCGCTGGTGGCGGTCGAGAAGTTCCCGGTGGCGCGGCGCCAGCGCAACTACCCGGAGAAGCTGGTGGCCGCGCGCCTGGCGCTCGAGGCCTTCAACGCGATCAAGTCCGAGAAGATCGCCAGGGGCGTGGGCATCGACCCGGAGGCCGACCCCAACCAGACCGGTCTGATCGGCCGCTCGGTCACCCCGGTCACCTCCAACACCGGCTACATCTCCGCCAAGCGGCTGAGCGTGAACCCGAACTTCGCCGCGCTGGTGGTGCACTGGCTGGCGAGGGCCGGGGTGGAGAAGGGGGACGTCGTCGCCGTCGGCGCCTCCGGCTCGTTCCCCGCGCTCTGCGTCGCGACCTTCGCCGCGGTGCAGGCGCTGGAGCTCACGCCCATCGTCATCTCCAGCGCCTCCGCCTCCGAGTGGGGAGCGAACGACCCCAGCTTCATGTGGCTGGACATGGAGAAGGCGCTGTTCGAAAAGCGGATCTTCGCCTTCCGCTCCATCGCCGCGTCGCGCGGAGGCATCGAGGACTACGGCTTCGGCATGTCGCAGGAGGGACGCAACCTGATCGACGAGGCCATCAAGCGGGTCGGCGTCGAGAAGATCGACGCGAAGAACCTGGCCGACGGCATCGACCAGCGCATGCAGATGTTCGACGCCAAAGCCGGCGGCAAGCAGATCAAGGCGTACGTGAACGTGGGCGGCGGAACCGCCTCGGTGGGCACCCACGTGGGGAAGAAGCAGTTCAAGCCGGGCCTCAACATGGAGCCCCCGGGCGGCGCCGGCCTGGCCGACTCGGTCATGCTGCGCTTCGCCGAGCGAGGTGTCCCGGTCGTCCACCTCACCAATCTCGAGGAGCTCGCCAAGCAGAATGGCTTCCCGGTCGAGCCCCGGGGGATGCCGCGCGTCGGCGAGGGCAAGGTCTTCGTCCGCGAGGAGTACAACCGCTGGATCGCGGGCGTCGGGCTCTTTGCCGTGCTCATCGCCATGCTGGCGTTCATCCGGCTGGACGTAGGGGCCCGCATCTTGCAGGGCGTGTGGCGCCGCAAGGACCGGGCCAGGCAGCCTCAGCAAATGGTCTGA